One window from the genome of Candidatus Sericytochromatia bacterium encodes:
- a CDS encoding phospholipase D-like domain-containing protein, whose amino-acid sequence MSLLTACGSPLSAPRGVVTPVATEWAAEGVERGVDVAFNDAYLERAELNESLCRANPRNTDKALLRLINGARDHIDGAFYDIEDLGVVDALLRARKRGVTIRLVTDSDNMVEKAHPDQARQAISRLKGAGIPVIDDRRSGIMHHKFMVVDSRVVWTGSTNLTPTSLYRHNNNALTIRQARLASAFEREFERLFVRREFGKAARVESLPSDIISIGEGATVQAFFSPAGRGRAAVVKELQGARQRIRFMTFSLTDPETGATLIERSRAGVKVEGIFDRWLAAGQFSLFEKFKAAKLEVRKDGNEALMHHKIIVVDSGTVITGSYNYSQNAENNNNEAFLIFRGARNLARAYTGEYDRLRHAAITNRPPAYKAPDPEGQAAEGP is encoded by the coding sequence ATGTCTCTTCTGACCGCTTGCGGCAGCCCCCTTTCGGCGCCCCGAGGCGTCGTCACCCCGGTCGCCACGGAATGGGCCGCCGAAGGGGTCGAGCGGGGCGTCGATGTCGCCTTCAACGATGCGTACCTGGAACGAGCGGAGCTGAACGAGTCGCTTTGTCGCGCCAATCCTCGCAACACCGACAAGGCCCTGCTGCGCCTGATCAACGGGGCGCGCGATCACATCGACGGCGCCTTCTATGACATTGAGGACCTCGGCGTGGTCGACGCCTTGCTGCGCGCCCGCAAGCGAGGCGTCACGATCCGCCTCGTCACGGACAGTGACAACATGGTGGAGAAAGCCCATCCGGACCAAGCCCGGCAGGCGATCAGCCGGCTGAAAGGTGCCGGCATTCCAGTGATCGACGATCGGCGCTCGGGCATCATGCACCACAAGTTCATGGTGGTGGACAGCCGGGTGGTCTGGACCGGCTCGACCAACCTCACGCCCACGAGCCTCTACCGCCACAACAACAACGCCCTGACGATCCGCCAGGCGCGCCTGGCCAGCGCCTTCGAGCGTGAATTCGAACGGCTCTTCGTGCGCCGAGAGTTCGGCAAGGCCGCCCGTGTTGAAAGCCTGCCCAGTGACATCATTTCGATCGGGGAGGGCGCCACCGTGCAAGCCTTCTTCTCCCCGGCCGGACGCGGTCGGGCCGCCGTGGTCAAGGAATTGCAGGGGGCCCGCCAGCGGATCCGCTTCATGACCTTCTCACTGACCGATCCGGAGACCGGTGCCACCTTGATCGAAAGGTCCCGAGCGGGCGTCAAGGTGGAAGGCATTTTCGATCGCTGGCTGGCAGCCGGGCAGTTCAGCCTGTTCGAGAAATTCAAGGCTGCCAAACTGGAGGTGCGGAAGGATGGCAATGAGGCCCTGATGCACCACAAGATCATCGTGGTGGACAGCGGAACGGTCATCACGGGCTCCTATAACTACTCCCAGAACGCCGAGAACAACAACAACGAGGCCTTCTTGATCTTCCGGGGGGCCCGCAACCTGGCCCGCGCCTACACCGGAGAGTATGACCGTCTGCGCCACGCGGCCATCACCAACCGCCCCCCCGCCTACAAGGCCCCGGACCCGGAAGGACAGGCAGCCGAGGGGCCCTGA